One Luteolibacter yonseiensis genomic window carries:
- a CDS encoding transglutaminase-like domain-containing protein: MNFHVTCELDYLLHGPATFLFAVKCIETGGQHIAKEALSVDPFVEIEEFTLTGGMNRFSRLKTLNPGNLKVSYQADVSNSVRIVPVDSLHVDSPGDLAPDAIPFLFPSRYCQSDRIREKAQELFGHLGSPYAIASAVSDWIHENIAYVSGSSGETSSSIDTLDQRQGVCRDFAHLAIAFCRALNVPARYATCYAYQLQPPDFHACFEVFIDGWWYIFDATRLAPLNGLVRITTGRDAADTAVCTIFGNPELTLSVVKCECLDPAFTPVTRDSLANAGEAIALL, from the coding sequence ATGAATTTCCACGTCACCTGCGAACTCGACTACCTGCTCCACGGTCCGGCCACCTTCCTCTTCGCTGTCAAATGCATCGAAACCGGTGGCCAACATATCGCCAAAGAGGCATTGTCAGTTGATCCGTTTGTTGAAATCGAAGAATTCACCCTGACGGGTGGCATGAACCGGTTCTCCCGCTTGAAAACCCTGAATCCGGGAAACTTGAAAGTCTCATACCAAGCGGACGTCAGCAATTCGGTGCGTATCGTCCCGGTGGATTCGCTCCATGTGGACAGCCCTGGAGATCTCGCACCGGATGCGATCCCCTTTTTATTTCCAAGCCGTTACTGCCAGTCGGATCGAATCAGGGAAAAAGCCCAGGAACTTTTCGGCCATCTGGGCAGCCCTTATGCCATCGCCTCCGCTGTCAGCGACTGGATCCATGAGAACATCGCTTATGTGAGCGGGAGCTCCGGGGAAACCTCATCCTCCATCGACACGTTGGACCAGCGGCAAGGCGTGTGCAGGGATTTCGCCCACCTCGCCATCGCTTTCTGCCGCGCGCTGAATGTCCCGGCCCGCTACGCCACCTGTTACGCCTATCAGTTGCAGCCGCCGGATTTCCACGCCTGCTTCGAGGTCTTCATCGACGGATGGTGGTATATCTTCGATGCCACCCGCCTGGCTCCCCTCAACGGACTCGTCCGCATCACCACCGGCCGGGATGCGGCGGATACCGCGGTCTGCACCATCTTCGGCAATCCGGAACTGACGCTCAGCGTGGTGAAGTGCGAGTGCCTGGATCCGGCTTTCACCCCTGTCACGCGGGACAGCCTGGCAAATGCGGGTGAGGCGATCGCCCTCCTGTAG
- a CDS encoding transglutaminase family protein gives MKIFNAPPETWERIQLIHETSYTYTQPVRFLTHRLVLRPREGHDIRLHSMSLTTNPPSQIRWHRDLLDNSIAVATFEETADELRIHSEFTISVPPAAVEKAPPIYVPHPSLVSGIEQLAATPYLQYIYPPEAGQLRQWFSSTGLAPSPGTNSAIFDDLAILIHRVIRYNRREETGVQSPSETLRLASGSCRDMAVLMIETSRSLGYPARFVSGYLESANSKVGRGSTHAWAEVYLPDHGWTGYDPSIGKRVGPGHIAVGVSHHPRGVMPVTGGFSGLSGVGSSLKVNITTTRLPPESPQ, from the coding sequence ATGAAAATTTTCAATGCCCCGCCGGAAACGTGGGAGCGGATCCAACTGATCCACGAAACCAGCTACACTTACACCCAGCCGGTCCGTTTCCTGACCCATCGGCTGGTGCTACGACCGCGCGAGGGACACGATATCCGGCTCCACTCAATGAGTCTGACGACAAATCCGCCATCCCAGATCCGCTGGCACAGGGACCTTCTGGACAACTCCATCGCCGTCGCGACCTTCGAGGAAACGGCGGACGAATTGCGGATTCACAGCGAGTTCACCATCAGCGTCCCGCCGGCAGCGGTTGAAAAGGCTCCGCCGATCTATGTTCCCCATCCCTCCCTGGTGTCCGGCATCGAACAACTCGCCGCCACGCCGTATCTCCAATACATCTACCCGCCGGAGGCCGGGCAACTCCGCCAATGGTTTTCCTCAACCGGCCTCGCGCCCTCGCCCGGGACTAACAGCGCGATTTTCGACGATCTTGCCATTCTGATCCACCGCGTCATCCGCTACAACAGACGCGAGGAAACGGGCGTGCAATCCCCTTCTGAAACGCTGCGCCTCGCTTCCGGTTCGTGCCGCGACATGGCCGTGCTGATGATCGAGACCAGCCGCTCGCTCGGTTATCCCGCCAGATTCGTGAGCGGCTATCTGGAAAGCGCGAACTCGAAGGTCGGCCGCGGCTCGACCCACGCCTGGGCGGAAGTCTATCTCCCGGACCACGGGTGGACCGGCTACGATCCATCCATTGGCAAGCGCGTCGGTCCGGGACACATCGCCGTGGGGGTCAGCCATCACCCGCGCGGGGTGATGCCGGTGACCGGCGGCTTCAGCGGGCTTTCCGGTGTGGGCAGCTCGCTGAAGGTCAACATCACCACCACGCGGCTGCCGCCAGAGTCGCCGCAATAA
- the uxaC gene encoding glucuronate isomerase, which yields MAYLDENFLLYSPTARRLFHEVAKDQPIIDYHCHLSPREIATNHRWANISDIWLGGDHYKWRLMRANGVDEDLITGDSTPREKFQAWAETVPYTLRNPIHHWTHIELQRYFGIDKLLTPATADEIWDRTNATLAEADFSTHGLLNKFDVRVVGTTDDPADSLDDHLAIAASDLKTLVVPTFRPDKAMLVDRPDLLNPWLAKLEATANTSIVHLSDLLSALQKRHDDFHEAGARLSDHGMDCLPAQRCTDEEAAMIFERARSGKAASADEKEKFSFYLMVFFGQLDAAKGWTKQLHLGAFRNINSRMAGKLGPDTGYDTIGDTRQGEGLVSYLDALASSDSLPKIVLYNLNPRDNYLFACLTGVFQDGTVAGKIQFGSGWWFLDQKNGMELQLDALSATGLLSRFVGMLTDSRSFLSFPRHEYFRRILCNLIGGEADRGELPDDFEALSKLVGDICFGNAKRHFGFDV from the coding sequence ATGGCATACCTTGACGAAAACTTTCTGCTCTACTCTCCGACGGCCCGCCGGCTCTTCCATGAAGTTGCGAAGGATCAGCCGATCATCGACTACCACTGTCACCTTTCCCCCCGGGAAATCGCCACCAACCACCGCTGGGCGAACATCTCCGACATCTGGCTCGGTGGAGACCACTACAAGTGGCGTCTCATGCGTGCGAACGGTGTGGACGAGGATCTGATCACGGGTGACTCAACTCCGCGCGAGAAATTCCAGGCGTGGGCTGAGACCGTGCCCTACACGCTGCGCAATCCCATCCACCACTGGACGCACATCGAACTGCAACGCTACTTCGGCATCGACAAGCTGCTGACACCAGCCACCGCGGACGAGATCTGGGACCGCACGAACGCCACCCTCGCGGAGGCGGATTTCTCCACCCACGGGCTGTTGAACAAATTTGATGTGCGGGTGGTGGGAACCACGGATGACCCGGCGGATTCACTTGATGACCACCTGGCCATCGCCGCCTCGGACTTGAAGACACTGGTCGTCCCCACCTTCCGCCCGGACAAGGCGATGCTGGTGGATCGCCCGGACCTGCTCAATCCATGGCTGGCGAAACTCGAGGCCACGGCGAACACCTCCATCGTCCATTTGTCCGACCTCTTGTCCGCGCTACAGAAGCGGCATGACGATTTCCATGAGGCGGGCGCGCGCCTGTCGGACCACGGGATGGATTGCCTGCCTGCCCAGCGTTGCACGGACGAGGAGGCGGCGATGATCTTCGAGCGCGCCCGTTCGGGCAAGGCGGCGTCCGCGGACGAAAAGGAGAAGTTTTCATTCTATCTCATGGTCTTCTTCGGCCAACTGGATGCGGCGAAGGGCTGGACCAAGCAGCTTCATCTTGGAGCGTTCCGGAACATCAATTCGCGCATGGCCGGAAAACTCGGGCCGGACACGGGCTATGACACCATCGGCGACACCCGTCAGGGCGAAGGGCTGGTCTCGTATCTCGACGCGCTGGCCAGCAGCGACTCGCTGCCGAAGATCGTGCTCTACAACCTGAATCCCCGGGACAACTACCTTTTTGCCTGCCTCACCGGAGTCTTCCAGGACGGGACTGTCGCGGGGAAAATCCAGTTCGGTTCCGGCTGGTGGTTCCTCGATCAGAAAAACGGGATGGAACTCCAGCTCGACGCACTTTCCGCGACCGGACTGCTCTCGCGCTTTGTGGGCATGCTGACCGATTCGAGGTCGTTCCTGTCCTTCCCCCGCCACGAATATTTCCGCCGGATCCTTTGCAACCTCATCGGCGGAGAGGCCGACCGGGGAGAACTGCCGGATGACTTCGAGGCGCTTTCGAAACTTGTAGGCGATATCTGTTTCGGAAATGCCAAGAGGCATTTCGGGTTTGATGTCTGA
- a CDS encoding LysM peptidoglycan-binding domain-containing protein, which yields MSLWTVFKLFAALGVMVVMAFTGALAYHILVAPLDGLFAKIIPNPAEVIGTQPDADFAKMLDSTELPDIDPGEKAFQKAHELLALGELAEAREKLTAIVNVYPTSSAAPTARRIVGEMNLDEILSTKRMEGKKSHIVKRGNSFLGIASQYKTTLDMIMFLNGMMELKNIQPGEELIVMPLEFRLLIEPQRKSISVWDDGKFVREYPILHMAATPPAKGKTTIASKAAELDGHRVQPQSKDYRAAEKVIQLAKPTLQIRGASGAGEDAPRGIVIRSQDMEEISLLTRVGNEVEIR from the coding sequence ATGAGCCTTTGGACGGTTTTCAAGCTATTCGCCGCGTTGGGTGTCATGGTCGTCATGGCCTTCACGGGAGCCCTGGCCTATCACATCCTCGTCGCGCCGCTTGACGGGCTGTTTGCGAAAATCATCCCGAACCCGGCCGAAGTCATCGGCACGCAGCCGGACGCCGACTTCGCGAAGATGCTTGATTCCACCGAGCTTCCGGACATCGATCCCGGTGAGAAGGCCTTCCAGAAAGCCCATGAGCTGCTCGCTCTCGGCGAGCTCGCCGAAGCCCGCGAAAAGCTCACCGCCATTGTCAACGTTTACCCGACCTCCTCTGCCGCGCCCACCGCCCGGCGCATCGTCGGAGAGATGAACCTTGATGAAATCCTCTCGACCAAGCGGATGGAGGGAAAAAAATCCCACATCGTCAAGAGGGGGAACTCCTTCCTGGGCATCGCCAGCCAATACAAGACCACGCTCGACATGATCATGTTCCTGAATGGCATGATGGAGCTGAAAAACATCCAGCCCGGCGAGGAGCTCATTGTCATGCCGCTCGAGTTCCGCCTGCTCATCGAGCCGCAGCGCAAATCGATCTCCGTTTGGGATGATGGAAAGTTCGTCCGCGAGTATCCCATTCTCCACATGGCCGCTACCCCGCCGGCGAAGGGGAAGACCACCATCGCTTCAAAAGCCGCCGAACTCGACGGCCATCGCGTGCAGCCGCAGTCGAAGGACTACCGGGCTGCCGAAAAGGTCATCCAACTCGCGAAGCCCACCCTCCAGATCCGTGGTGCCAGCGGCGCCGGTGAGGACGCCCCCCGGGGCATCGTCATCCGCTCGCAGGACATGGAGGAGATCAGCCTGCTGACCCGGGTGGGCAACGAGGTGGAGATCCGCTGA
- the acpP gene encoding acyl carrier protein, translating to MSEKSIEARVKDIIVDQLGVNADQVTLEAKFVEDLGADSLDTVELVMAFEEEFDIEVPDEEAEKLQAVGDVVTYITSQQA from the coding sequence ATGTCAGAAAAAAGTATCGAAGCCCGTGTAAAGGACATCATCGTGGACCAACTTGGCGTCAACGCTGATCAAGTCACCCTCGAAGCAAAATTCGTCGAAGATCTCGGCGCCGATTCACTCGACACCGTCGAGCTCGTGATGGCATTCGAAGAGGAGTTCGACATCGAAGTGCCGGACGAAGAAGCTGAGAAGCTCCAGGCTGTCGGTGACGTCGTCACCTACATCACCAGCCAGCAAGCCTGA
- the fbaA gene encoding class II fructose-bisphosphate aldolase, protein MPIATPEQYAAMLDAAQKGGYAYPAINVTSLPTINGALKAFSEAKSDGIIQVSTGGGEFASGTGVKDAAFGAIVLAEACHLLAEKHNVLIALHTDHCHPNKVEGFLKPLLEASRKRIAEGKGPLFQSHMFDGSVVDLKENLEISKALLKECAELGIILEVEAGCVGGEEDGHDTSGLPIEKLYTTPADMVEVYEALKPIGRFLFAATFGNVHGSYKPGAVKLKPSILRDGQKAVTDKYGPEAEMDLVFHGGSGTSSEDLQETLDYGVVKMNIDTDTQYAFTRPIVTHICANIEGVLKIDGEVGDKKNYDPRSYLKKGEQGLCARMKEACDDLKSTGKTIFGTV, encoded by the coding sequence ATGCCAATCGCAACTCCTGAGCAATACGCCGCCATGCTGGACGCCGCCCAAAAAGGTGGCTACGCCTACCCTGCCATCAACGTCACATCGCTGCCCACCATCAACGGCGCGCTCAAGGCGTTTTCCGAAGCGAAATCCGACGGGATCATCCAGGTTTCCACCGGTGGCGGCGAGTTCGCCTCCGGCACCGGCGTCAAGGACGCCGCGTTCGGCGCCATCGTGCTGGCCGAAGCCTGCCACCTTCTCGCCGAGAAGCACAACGTGCTCATCGCCCTCCACACCGACCACTGCCACCCGAACAAGGTGGAAGGCTTCCTCAAGCCGCTCCTCGAAGCCTCCCGCAAGCGCATCGCCGAAGGCAAGGGCCCTCTTTTCCAATCCCACATGTTCGACGGCTCCGTCGTCGACCTGAAGGAAAACCTCGAAATCTCCAAAGCCCTCCTCAAGGAGTGCGCCGAACTCGGCATCATCCTGGAAGTCGAAGCCGGCTGCGTCGGCGGTGAGGAAGACGGCCACGACACCTCCGGCCTTCCTATCGAGAAACTCTACACCACGCCTGCGGACATGGTGGAGGTTTACGAAGCCCTCAAGCCCATCGGCCGCTTCCTCTTCGCCGCCACCTTCGGCAACGTTCACGGTTCTTACAAGCCAGGCGCGGTGAAACTCAAGCCATCCATCCTCCGCGACGGACAAAAGGCGGTCACCGACAAATACGGCCCTGAAGCCGAAATGGACCTCGTCTTCCACGGCGGCTCCGGCACATCCAGCGAGGACCTCCAGGAGACCCTCGACTACGGCGTTGTGAAGATGAACATCGACACCGACACCCAATACGCGTTCACCCGCCCGATCGTCACCCACATCTGTGCGAACATCGAAGGCGTGCTCAAGATCGACGGCGAAGTCGGCGACAAGAAGAACTACGACCCGCGCTCCTACCTGAAAAAAGGCGAGCAAGGCCTCTGCGCCCGCATGAAGGAAGCCTGTGACGACCTCAAGTCCACCGGCAAGACGATCTTCGGAACCGTCTGA